In Bacteroidales bacterium, the DNA window GAGGATAATGAGCTACAATATTCATATCGGAATAGGTATGGATGATGTGATTGATTTGGAACGGATAGCTAAAGTGATTATAGAAATAAACCCTGATTTCGTCGGATTGCAGGAAGTGGATAGTATTACCGAACGGGTTGGATGGGTTGATCAGATTAGTGAATTAGCTCGTTTAACAGGAATGTATCCTATCTTTGCTCCTGCAACCGAAAGATCCAAAGGTCTTTACGGAATTGCTGCCCTTTCAAGGGAAAAACCGGTTTCATTTAAAAATATTCCATTGCCTGGAGTTGAAGAACCCCGGACATTTTTGGTTGTTGAGTATAAAGATTATTTACTTTGTAATACGCATTTTTCGCTTGAAAAAGAATCCCGTATAGAATCTGTTGAGATTCTGGATCGTGTTGTAAAAAGTTATAGTAAACCAGTTATTCTTACCGGTGATTTTAACATGCTTCCTGATTCTGAGGAAATAAATGCTTTACTGGTTAATTGGGAATTATTGACAGATCCAGAAATCAATACATTTCGTGCAGACCGCCCTACGCGTACAATCGATTA includes these proteins:
- a CDS encoding endonuclease/exonuclease/phosphatase family protein; translated protein: MSYNIHIGIGMDDVIDLERIAKVIIEINPDFVGLQEVDSITERVGWVDQISELARLTGMYPIFAPATERSKGLYGIAALSREKPVSFKNIPLPGVEEPRTFLVVEYKDYLLCNTHFSLEKESRIESVEILDRVVKSYSKPVILTGDFNMLPDSEEINALLVNWELLTDPEINTFRADRPTRTIDYILGYKSKGYLYEVQKAVVVNEPVASDHLPIYIDVQLGHQ